A window from Candidatus Aminicenantes bacterium encodes these proteins:
- a CDS encoding 3-phosphoglycerate dehydrogenase — protein sequence MGKKVLVATEKPFAKVAVQGIADILKKAGYEMILLENYKAKEDLVKAAAGADAIIFRSDIIDEAVLAAGSGLKIVVRAGAGYDNVDLNAATARQVVVMNTPGQNSNAVAELVFALMLYLARGAFSGKSGSELRGKKIGLQAYGAVGRCVTPIAKGFGMEVLAFDPFIPDATIKKDGVTPVASLDELYKKCDFVSLHIPKTKETVNSVNFALLGQLKKGAVLINTARAEVIDEPSLLKMFAERPDFKYGADVAPACLAEISEKYAGRFVFTAKKMGAQTEEANVNAGLAAARQIVAFFEKGDKTFQVNK from the coding sequence ATGGGAAAGAAAGTGCTGGTGGCGACCGAAAAGCCTTTTGCCAAGGTGGCGGTGCAGGGGATCGCCGATATCCTTAAAAAAGCCGGATACGAGATGATCCTGTTGGAAAACTACAAAGCCAAGGAAGACCTCGTCAAGGCGGCGGCCGGGGCCGACGCCATCATTTTCCGCAGCGACATCATCGATGAGGCCGTTCTTGCCGCCGGCAGCGGATTGAAGATCGTTGTCCGCGCCGGGGCCGGCTACGACAACGTCGACCTGAACGCCGCCACGGCGCGCCAGGTGGTGGTCATGAACACCCCGGGGCAGAATTCCAACGCCGTGGCCGAGCTGGTCTTTGCCCTGATGCTGTATCTGGCGCGCGGCGCTTTTTCCGGCAAGTCGGGGAGCGAACTGCGCGGCAAGAAGATCGGCCTGCAGGCCTACGGCGCCGTCGGCCGCTGCGTCACGCCCATCGCCAAGGGCTTCGGCATGGAAGTCCTCGCCTTCGACCCGTTCATTCCGGACGCAACGATCAAGAAGGACGGCGTGACCCCGGTCGCTTCCCTGGACGAGCTTTACAAAAAATGCGATTTTGTCTCGCTGCACATTCCCAAGACCAAGGAAACGGTCAACTCGGTCAACTTCGCGCTGCTCGGCCAGCTGAAAAAGGGGGCGGTGCTGATCAACACGGCCCGCGCCGAGGTGATCGACGAGCCGTCGCTGCTGAAGATGTTCGCCGAGCGCCCCGACTTCAAGTACGGCGCCGACGTGGCCCCGGCCTGCCTGGCCGAGATCAGCGAAAAATACGCCGGGCGTTTTGTCTTCACCGCCAAGAAGATGGGGGCGCAGACCGAGGAAGCCAACGTCAACGCCGGGCTGGCCGCCGCTCGCCAGATCGTGGCCTTCTTCGAGAAGGGCGACAAGACCTTCCAGGTCAACAAATAG